One part of the Apus apus isolate bApuApu2 chromosome 11, bApuApu2.pri.cur, whole genome shotgun sequence genome encodes these proteins:
- the SLC7A9 gene encoding B(0,+)-type amino acid transporter 1, whose product MGEGNLRRRKAEDNGNEDGQSIRSHEPQTMNLQKQVGLISGISMIVGTIIGSGIFVSPKSVLANVGAVGPCLTIWAACGIIATLGALCFAELGTMITKSGGEYPYLMEAFGPIPAFLFSWTSLLVTKPSSFAIICLSFAEYASAPFYPGCDPPQVVIKCLAAAAIVIITIVNSLSVKLASYLQNFLTAAKMIIVTIIIVSGIVLLAQGKTENFEDSFKDSKISISSIGLAFYNGLWAYDGWNQLNYITEELKNPYRNLPLSIIIGIPLVTVCYVLINISYFTVMTSTELLQSQAVAVTFGDRVLYPASWIVPLFVVFSTIGSANGTCFTAGRLVYVAGREGHMLEVLSYISVKHLTPAPAIIFYGAIAIIYIIPGDIDTLINYFSFAVWTFYGLTVLALIVMRFTRKELRRPIRVPIIIPVIVTVASILLVLAPIVSAPELAYLYCVLFILSGLVVYVLFVHLKFKWPQKISRPITMHLQMLLEVAPAEEVPE is encoded by the exons ATGGGTGAAGGCAActtgaggagaagaaaagcagaggacaACGGGAATGAGGATGGACAGTCTATTCGGAGTCATGAACCCCAAACAATGAACCTACAAAAACAG GTGGGCCTCATCAGTGGAATCTCTATGATTGTTGGTACAATTATTGGCTCTGGCATTTTTGTTTCTCCAAAATCAGTACTTGCCAATGTTGGAGCTGTGGGTCCTTGTTTAACCATCTGGGCAGCCTGTGGAATTATTGCAACATTAG GGGCACTTTGTTTTGCTGAGCTTGGTACAATGATCACAAAATCCGGGGGAGAATATCCTTACCTTATGGAGGCATTTGGCCCAATTccagcatttttgttttcttggacAAGTTTACTGGTCACAAAACCCAGCTCATTTGCAATCATTTGTCTCAGCTTTGCGGAATATGCATCAGCTCCTTTTTATCCTGGTTGTGACCCACCCCAAGTTGTCATCAAGTGtcttgcagcagctgccattG TGATAATTACAATAGTGAATTCACTGAGTGTGAAGCTGGCAAGCTACCTGCAAAATTTTCTCACGGCTGCTAAAATGATCATTGTCACAATCATTATTGTAAGTGGAATTGTTCTCCTTGCACAag gaaaaactgaaaactttGAAGATTCTTTCAAGGACAGTAAAATTTCCATTAGTTCTATTGGTTTGGCATTTTATAATGGACTGTGGGCATACGATGGATG gaatCAACTCAATTATATCACAGAAGAACTTAAAAATCCTTACAG AAATCTACCGCTATCTATAATTATTGGGATCCCCTTGGTTACAGTTTGTTACGTTCTGATAAACATTTCATATTTCACCGTAATGACTTCAACAGAACTCCTGCAGTCCCAGGCAGTTGCTGTG ACATTTGGAGACAGAGTCCTTTATCCAGCCTCTTGGATAGTTCCTCTCTTTGTGGTCTTTTCTACAATTGGATCTGCCAATGGGACCTGTTTTACTGCAGGAAG ACTTGTTTATGTTGCAGGTCGTGAAGGACACATGCTAGAGGTGCTGTCTTACATTAGTGTTAAGCATTTAACACCAGCCCCTGCTATCATATTTTAT ggGGCCATTGCTATTATTTATATTATCCCTGGTGACATTGACACACTCATCAATTACTTCAGTTTCGCAGTCTGGACATTTTATGGTTTAACTGTTCTTGCACTCATTGTTATGAGGTTTACAAGAAAGGAACTCAGGAGACCAATCAGG GTACCCATCATCATTCCAGTCATAGTGACAGTAGCCTCCATTTTACTGGTGTTGGCACCAATTGTCAGTGCACCGGAACTGGCCTATTTgtactgtgttttatttatacTTAGTGGACTTGTAGTTTACGTACTTTTTGTTCATCTTAAATTCAAGTGGCCCCAAAAAATATCAA ggccCATCACTATGCACCTTCAGATGCTTTTGGAAGTTGCTCCAGCAGAGGAAGTTCCCgaatga